Part of the Sodalinema gerasimenkoae IPPAS B-353 genome is shown below.
ACCCCAACAACAGCAACTCGAACAAGTTGGTTTTGTCTAAACATAAAACGGACTCATGTAATGTTAAGAATTGCAACTCTAAATCAATCCCATTCAGAGTTCCATCAACTATCCCTAACCTACAGAAATAGCACCGCCAAAGTCATCTATCGTCAGTCAGGAATCCCCCTCTACCAACAGATAGATTTCCACTGACCCCCCAACAGCCGTCTCACCCCAATCCGAACTAGCCAGGAGTCCCACCCCGGTGCAGAATTGCATGAGTGACAATCGGGGCCCCAATCACCGCCGTCACCGCATTCAACGGCAAAACAATATCCTGACCTGGAACCTGAGCCATCCAATCCGCCAACAACGCCAACATCGCTCCCAACAGCATCACCGCCGGGAGTAACTGCAACACATTGGACGTATTCCACAGAGAACGAGCCAAATGAGGCACTGCAACCCCCAAAAAGGCAATTGGGCCACAAAACGCCGTCACCGTTCCCGCCAAAATCGCCGTACTCAGCAGCGTGAGCAACTGCACCCGTTGCAGCCGTAACCCCAACCCAATCGCCGTCATATCCCCCAACAGCAACAAATTCAGAGACTTGGCCAACCCAGCAGCCAACAATAACCCCAGCAGGACCATCCCCGCAAAAAGCGTCATTCGTTCCCAGGGAATCCCCGCAAAACTGCCAAACGTCCAAGTCAAATAGGCTTGAATCCGCTCCCGAGAACTAAAATGCAGCAAAATCGTCACTAGAGAGTTGACCCCATAGCCAAACATCAACCCCAACAACAGCAAGCGTTCCCGACTGCGAACCCTCCGGGCCATCAGCATCACCAATCCCAACACCACCGCCGCACCCAAACTGGCCGCCAACACCCGACTCCAGGGGCCCACCTGGCCCAGCAACACCACCAGAGCCACCCCCAAACTGGCTCCCGAACTAATCCCCAAGACAAAGGGCCCCGCCAAAGGATTGCCAAACAGCACCTGCATTTGTAACCCCGACACCGACAACGCCACCCCCGCCACCATCGCCGTTATTGCTTTCGGAAGGCGAAAGGTCAGGACAATGGTGGCCCAAGTGGGGTCTTGAGGCGGTTGTCCCAAGAAAATCCGTAGCATTTCCCCCATGGGAATCTCCACCGACCCCATCGCCAAACTCAGATAAAGAATGAGTAAAAATAGGCAGAATACGCCACCACTGACTCCCAGCCTTCGGTCTAATTTCACAACGGCATCATCCCTAACATCAGCATCAATCAACCCGGATGAGAACGAATCACCTCAGTCTGATACGTGCCATCCTCAAACAACCTTAAACCCCGAAATCCAGGATAGGCCTCTTGCTCCCTCGCTTCCTCCCGCAGCACTTGTTTACAAGTCGAAGGAGTCCCACAAAACTGAATCCCTTGATACAGTTCATCAAACTTTAAGTGAACATGACCAAAGAGGACGAGTTTCACCTGAGGAAAGCGAGTTAAACAGTTGAGAAAGGCTTGAGAATTTTGCACGCCAATGGTATCGAGCCAATCAATTCCCATAGGAATAGGATGATGATGTAACACCACCACTGTCGGCTGAGAACAGGCCGTTAAAGACTGTTCTAATTCCTGAAGTTGAGCCTCACTGACATAGCCTTCTCCCGATTCCGCTGTCTCTAACGTAGAGTCCAGCAGCAGAACCTGCCAACCCTGACGCTGAAAGACGTTATCCGCTAAAAAAGGCGAGTCTTTAAATTCCTGGTTTAAGACATCCACCTGATCATGATTTCCGGGAATATAGTAAGTTGGCAAATTGAGAGGCGCAATGCGTTCAATCAGATGTTGATAGGCTTGGGGTTCTCCCCGATGGGTTAAATCTCCCGTAAGCAGCAGAACATCAGGCTTCCAGTCCCTTACCTCTGCCACCACATCCCCAAGTGAGTCCCACGTTACTAAGCCTCGCATCGCAGTTTTGCGGTCAGCAAAGAGATGAGTATCGGTGATTTGAGCAATTTTGAGAACCATAATACTATTCGAGCTTTTGATAATAGGTTTTATCCGCATTTGGGAGCAGATTGGGGTGGAAAATTTGAATCAAATCTGCTAAAATTAGGTTGGGGTAGAGAATCCCTGTTTCCCAATAGTCATTGCCGCCAAATTCGTTAACTCGTTTACTATTATTATAGATGCGATCGCCCTGCCAAGCCGCAAAATTTCCATAGCGGGGGTCATCCTCAATCACATCAGCCCGAGTTCGCCAGTTACTATTGACATTTACCCAAAAATCTGCATCTCTTGCCCGTTGATAGACCACCTCAAAATCCAGAGGAACCGTCCATTGACGGTCCAGGTCATCCCAGAGATAATCCGCCCCCGCATCCCGCAAAAACTCGGCTGCATAACTATTTCTGCCCGGAACATACCAAGTATTCGTTGAACTAAACCCCGTAAACACCGTTGGCCGAGACGTATCATCAGCAATCGCCGCCGCCACCCGTTGACTCAACTCCTGATAATCAGTGCGAATCTCCTCAAAAACCTCTTTTGCTTTTCCCTCTTGA
Proteins encoded:
- a CDS encoding iron ABC transporter permease, with translation MKLDRRLGVSGGVFCLFLLILYLSLAMGSVEIPMGEMLRIFLGQPPQDPTWATIVLTFRLPKAITAMVAGVALSVSGLQMQVLFGNPLAGPFVLGISSGASLGVALVVLLGQVGPWSRVLAASLGAAVVLGLVMLMARRVRSRERLLLLGLMFGYGVNSLVTILLHFSSRERIQAYLTWTFGSFAGIPWERMTLFAGMVLLGLLLAAGLAKSLNLLLLGDMTAIGLGLRLQRVQLLTLLSTAILAGTVTAFCGPIAFLGVAVPHLARSLWNTSNVLQLLPAVMLLGAMLALLADWMAQVPGQDIVLPLNAVTAVIGAPIVTHAILHRGGTPG
- a CDS encoding phosphodiesterase gives rise to the protein MVLKIAQITDTHLFADRKTAMRGLVTWDSLGDVVAEVRDWKPDVLLLTGDLTHRGEPQAYQHLIERIAPLNLPTYYIPGNHDQVDVLNQEFKDSPFLADNVFQRQGWQVLLLDSTLETAESGEGYVSEAQLQELEQSLTACSQPTVVVLHHHPIPMGIDWLDTIGVQNSQAFLNCLTRFPQVKLVLFGHVHLKFDELYQGIQFCGTPSTCKQVLREEAREQEAYPGFRGLRLFEDGTYQTEVIRSHPG